A single Haloglycomyces albus DSM 45210 DNA region contains:
- a CDS encoding metallophosphoesterase, with protein MPQNEPAVASAVYVASDVHGHFDRFRDALREKELIDQDDRWCAGDSQLWVLGDLFDRGDAGLETLRLLRRLGTEAEAAAGTVEVLLGNHEMLLLGSHRFGTDRFQDFDGNERQFLQWWIINGGHETDAEELNADEVEWLLHRPAMALVRDTLLVHSDTVSYAEWGSDVDEVNATVRAELDSDDPQRWWQLFRELTRRHEFEGEAGVERASGILGIFGGRLIVHGHSTIPDTTGVEAEEVSEPRRYADGLVLNVDGGIYEGGPSLVVRLE; from the coding sequence ATGCCGCAAAACGAACCCGCCGTAGCTTCGGCTGTATACGTCGCCAGTGATGTTCACGGACACTTTGATCGGTTCCGTGACGCGCTTCGGGAGAAGGAGCTGATTGACCAGGATGATCGTTGGTGTGCGGGAGACAGTCAACTGTGGGTGCTGGGCGACCTCTTCGATCGGGGTGACGCGGGCTTGGAGACCCTGCGACTACTGCGTCGGCTCGGCACCGAGGCGGAGGCGGCGGCGGGAACCGTCGAAGTGCTTCTCGGTAATCACGAAATGCTCCTGCTGGGGTCACACCGCTTTGGTACGGACCGGTTTCAGGACTTCGACGGAAACGAGCGTCAATTTCTCCAATGGTGGATCATCAACGGCGGTCATGAAACCGACGCCGAGGAATTGAATGCCGACGAGGTGGAGTGGTTGTTGCACCGCCCGGCGATGGCCTTGGTACGGGACACGCTTCTCGTTCATTCCGACACGGTGAGCTATGCCGAATGGGGGTCGGATGTGGACGAAGTGAACGCGACCGTTCGTGCCGAATTGGACAGTGATGATCCACAACGGTGGTGGCAGCTATTCCGGGAACTCACCCGTAGGCATGAATTCGAGGGTGAGGCCGGGGTGGAGCGAGCCAGTGGAATTCTGGGAATCTTCGGTGGGCGATTGATCGTGCACGGGCACTCAACGATTCCTGATACGACCGGGGTGGAGGCGGAGGAAGTGAGCGAACCTCGACGGTATGCCGACGGTTTGGTGCTCAATGTAGACGGAGGAATCTATGAGGGCGGGCCCTCGCTGGTGGTGCGACTCGAGTGA